One Ardenticatenales bacterium DNA segment encodes these proteins:
- a CDS encoding right-handed parallel beta-helix repeat-containing protein, translating to MALQDDGKIVVAGKKNISGNDSLIVLRYQSNGVLDGSFGSGGIVTTDIGLFPVDRTGVAVQADGNILVTGRSGSGIILRYLPDGSLDSEFGSSGIATIPSNYINDVILQPDGNIVAIGYGSGGTWLAARLKPADLLLQDLVDAANPGDTITLTPGEQYIGATVDKAGLTIEMNGATIFPGSPALTITAADVTVDCAAGGVLDGDPDNTGSNSPFPAILVQSGGDNLIVDGCEILNWEDGVQVAADVTSFKLVSSYLHDNTDAGLQIDSGVALGGVVTVRGNLFKANGGNGIQHDGASNLDAQYNSWGARAGAASGDGSGGTGPLDVTNPTFSELFFAPDPTDTALEQREVFNGETFITTVDVDAAGLYGVQFELTYDNTRLTLNSAAASTFAGGAGGCVLNTATSGVITGHCYRQEPDADAAGVDNQVITLDMTSIAAGTAIFDVATDPALLASAAQAGVKVYVNNGGFGAEEGSGLRLILDTNDGEIIVIDLRFTGFIDREGRPNDSGATIQVFDVANRATAVELGNGSSASSGAYTTTPLGAVLDEVVYLYSDAPLHLPTTADSATDYAHAFTASGPDANGLISPATVLLLGGDANDDNEITLADATCIGADFGTGNNTCADGGGGGQQNSDVNETGLVDLLDLVLMSGNYDGQSSPWTP from the coding sequence TTGGCGTTACAAGATGATGGCAAGATTGTCGTTGCCGGCAAAAAGAACATCAGTGGTAACGATTCTCTCATTGTGCTGCGCTACCAGAGTAATGGTGTGTTGGATGGTAGTTTCGGCAGCGGCGGCATAGTAACCACCGACATTGGCCTATTTCCCGTTGATCGAACAGGAGTAGCCGTTCAGGCCGATGGCAACATTCTGGTAACGGGTAGAAGCGGATCGGGCATTATCCTTCGTTACCTCCCAGATGGGTCATTGGACTCAGAATTTGGGAGCAGTGGTATTGCCACAATCCCAAGCAACTATATCAATGACGTCATCCTACAACCCGATGGCAATATTGTCGCCATCGGCTACGGGAGCGGCGGCACGTGGTTGGCAGCGCGATTGAAACCCGCCGATCTTTTGCTGCAAGACTTGGTGGATGCGGCGAACCCCGGTGATACGATTACGCTGACGCCAGGGGAACAATACATCGGGGCCACAGTGGACAAAGCAGGGCTGACGATTGAGATGAACGGGGCCACCATTTTCCCCGGCTCACCCGCGCTAACCATCACCGCCGCGGACGTGACCGTGGATTGCGCCGCCGGCGGCGTGCTGGACGGCGACCCGGACAACACCGGCAGCAACAGCCCCTTCCCGGCCATCCTGGTACAGTCCGGCGGCGACAACCTCATCGTGGACGGCTGCGAAATCCTCAATTGGGAGGATGGCGTGCAGGTGGCGGCGGACGTCACCTCCTTCAAGCTGGTCAGCAGCTACCTCCACGACAACACTGACGCCGGCCTGCAAATCGACAGTGGCGTGGCCCTGGGCGGCGTGGTCACCGTGCGCGGCAACCTGTTCAAGGCCAACGGCGGCAACGGCATCCAACACGACGGCGCCAGCAACCTGGACGCGCAGTACAACTCCTGGGGCGCGCGCGCCGGCGCGGCCTCCGGCGACGGCAGCGGCGGCACCGGGCCGCTGGACGTGACCAACCCCACCTTCTCCGAACTGTTCTTCGCCCCCGACCCGACGGACACCGCCCTGGAGCAGCGCGAGGTGTTCAACGGGGAGACCTTCATCACCACCGTGGACGTGGATGCGGCGGGGCTGTACGGGGTGCAGTTTGAACTCACCTACGACAACACGCGCCTGACCCTGAACAGCGCGGCGGCCAGCACCTTCGCCGGCGGCGCGGGTGGCTGTGTCCTGAACACGGCCACCTCCGGCGTGATAACGGGGCACTGCTACCGCCAGGAGCCGGACGCGGACGCCGCCGGCGTGGACAACCAGGTGATCACGCTGGACATGACCTCGATTGCTGCCGGCACGGCCATCTTCGACGTGGCCACCGACCCGGCCCTGCTGGCCAGCGCCGCCCAGGCGGGGGTGAAGGTGTACGTGAACAACGGCGGCTTTGGCGCGGAGGAAGGGAGCGGCCTGCGCCTCATCCTGGACACCAACGACGGCGAAATCATCGTCATCGACCTCCGCTTCACCGGCTTCATCGACCGCGAAGGGCGACCCAACGACAGCGGGGCCACCATCCAGGTGTTCGACGTCGCCAACCGGGCCACGGCGGTTGAGTTAGGCAACGGCAGCAGCGCCAGTTCCGGCGCGTACACCACCACTCCGCTGGGCGCGGTGCTGGACGAAGTCGTCTACCTCTACAGCGACGCCCCCCTGCACCTGCCCACCACCGCGGACAGCGCCACCGACTACGCCCACGCCTTCACCGCCAGCGGCCCGGACGCCAACGGCCTCATCAGCCCGGCGACCGTCCTCCTCCTCGGCGGCGACGCCAACGACGACAACGAAATCACGCTGGCGGACGCCACCTGCATCGGGGCCGACTTCGGCACGGGCAACAACACCTGCGCCGACGGTGGCGGCGGCGGGCAGCAGAACTCGGACGTGAACGAGACCGGTCTGGTGGACCTGCTCGACCTGGTCCTCATGTCCGGCAACTACGACGGCCAGAGCAGCCCCTGGACGCCGTAA
- a CDS encoding delta-60 repeat domain-containing protein, with product MHDGKIYLAGPGGGQTVARFNSDGSVDTTFDGDGFARIALETEF from the coding sequence ATACATGATGGGAAAATCTATCTTGCCGGCCCTGGAGGCGGGCAGACCGTGGCGCGCTTCAACAGCGACGGGAGTGTCGATACCACCTTCGATGGTGATGGTTTTGCGCGGATAGCCCTTGAAACCGAGTTTTAG